A region from the Lutra lutra chromosome 1, mLutLut1.2, whole genome shotgun sequence genome encodes:
- the LOC125079012 gene encoding small integral membrane protein 4 encodes MFSRAQVKRVLQRVPGKERFGVYRFLPFFFVLGGTMEWIMIKLRVGQETFYDVYRRKASERQYQRRLENAPETELQPSIK; translated from the exons ATGTTTTCCAGGGCCCAGGTGAAGCGGGTCCTGCAGCGGGTGCCCGGGAAGGAACGATTCGGCGTCTACAGgttcctgccctttttttttgtcctgggaGGAACGATGGAGTGGATCATGATTAAACTGCGTGTGGGCCAGGAGACCTTCT atgaTGTCTACCGTAGAAAAGCCTCAGAACGACAGTATCAGAGAAGGCTGGAAAATGCACCGGAGACTGAACTTCAGCCGTCAATAAAGTGA
- the NT5DC2 gene encoding 5'-nucleotidase domain-containing protein 2 isoform X2: MAGAGLRAAARRWLPCRGHGGPRASSSTPSCPGCGPPGPGAHCPSAPRSAPAPAPAGGAEVSAHLWARYQDMRRLVHDLLPPEVCSLLNPAAIYANNEISLRDVEVYGFDYDYTLAQYADALHPEIFTAARDILVEHYKYPEGIRKYDYDPSFAIRGLHYDIQKLGTAYRGLQPVPDEEVIDLYGGTQHIPLYQMSGFYGKGPSIKQFMDIFSLPEMALLSCVVDHFLGHGLEFDQAHLYKDVTDAIRDVHVKGLMYQWIERDMEKYILRGDETFAVLSRLVAHGKQLFLITNSPFSFVDKGMRHMVGPDWRQLFDVVIVQADKPSFFTDRRKPFRKLDEKGSLHWDRITSLEKGKIYRQGNLYDFLRLTEWRGPRVLYFGDHLYSDLADLMLRHGWRTGAIIPELEREIRIINTEQYMHSLTWQQALTGLLERMQTYQDAESQQVLAAWLKERQELRCITKALFNAQFGSIFRTFHNPTYFSRRLVRFSDLYMASLSCLLNYRVDFTFYPRRTPLQHEAPLWMDQLCTGCMKTPFLGDMAHIR, translated from the exons ATGGCGGGTGCGGGGCTGCGGGCGGCCGCTCGGCGCTGGCTGCCGTGCAGGGGCCACGGCGGGCCGCGAGCCTCCTCGTCCACGCCCTCCTGCCCTGGCTGCGGCCCCCCGGGTCCCGGCGCCCACTGCCCGAGCGCCCCGCGCTCCGCGCCCGCCCCGGCGCCCGCGGGCGGCGCCGAAGTCAGCGCTCACCTGTGGGCTCGTTACCAGGACATGCGGAGACTGGTGCACG ACCTCCTGCCCCCAGAGGTCTGCAGCCTTCTGAACCCAGCGGCCATCTATGCCAACAACGAGATCAGCCTGCGCGACGTCGAAGTCTATGGCTTCGACTACGACTACACGCTGGCCCAGTATGCAGATGCACTGCACCCCGAGATCTTCACTGCTGCCCGTGACATCCTGGTTGAGCACTACAAG TACCCAGAGGGGATCCGAAAGTATGACTATGACCCCAGCTTTGCCATCCGAGGCCTCCACTACGACATTCAGAAG CTGGGGACGGCCTACAG GGGCCTCCAGCCTGTGCCTGATGAGGAGGTGATCGATTTATACGGGGGCACCCAGCACATCCCACTGTACCAGATGAGCGGCTTCTACGGCAAG GGTCCCTCCATCAAGCAGTTCATGGACATCTTCTCACTGCCGGAGATGGCGCTGCTGTCCTGTGTGGTAGACCACTTCCTGGGTCACGGCCTGGAGTTTGACCAGGCGCACCTCTACAAGGATGTGACG GATGCCATTCGAGACGTGCACGTGAAGGGCCTCATGTACCAGTGGATCGAGCGGGATATGG AGAAGTACATCCTGAGAGGGGACGAGACGTTCGCTGTCCTCAGCCGCCTGGTGGCACATGGGAAGCAGCTGTTCCTCATCACCAACAGCCCCTTCAGCTTCGT ggaCAAGGGGATGCGGCACATGGTGGGCCCCGACTGGCGTCAGCTCTTCGATGTAGTCATTGTCCAGGCAGACAAACCCAGCTTCTTCACCGACCGGCGCAA GCCTTTCCGAAAACTCGATGAGAAGGGCTCCCTGCACTGGGACCGCATCACCAGCCTGGAGAAGGGCAAAATCTATCGGCAG GGAAACCTGTACGACTTCCTGCGCCTGACAGAATGGCGTGGGCCCCGCGTGCTCTACTTCGGAGACCACCTGTACAGCGACCTGGCG GACCTCATGCTGCGGCACGGCTGGCGCACGGGGGCCATCATCCCCGAGCTGGAGCGCGAGATCCGCATCATCAACACGGAGCAGTACATGCACTCGCTGACATGGCAGCAGGCGCTCACGGGGCTGCTGGAGCGCATgcag ACGTACCAGGACGCCGAATCACAGCAGGTGCTGGCGGCCTGGCTGAAGGAGCGGCAGGAGCTGAG GTGCATCACCAAAGCCCTGTTCAACGCCCAGTTCGGGAGCATCTTCCGCACCTTCCACAACCCCACCTACTTCTCCCGGCGCCTCGTGCGCTTCTCGGACCTCTACATGGCCTCCCTCAGCTGTCTCCTCAACTACCGCGTGGACTTCACCTTCTACCCGCGCCGCACACCCCTGCAGCACGAGGCGCCGCTCTGGATGGACCAGCTGTGCACCGGCTGCATGAAGACGCCCTTTCTCGGCGACATGGCCCACATCCGCTGA
- the NT5DC2 gene encoding 5'-nucleotidase domain-containing protein 2 isoform X3 — protein sequence MAGAGLRAAARRWLPCRGHGGPRASSSTPSCPGCGPPGPGAHCPSAPRSAPAPAPAGGAEVSAHLWARYQDMRRLVHDLLPPEVCSLLNPAAIYANNEISLRDVEVYGFDYDYTLAQYADALHPEIFTAARDILVEHYKYPEGIRKYDYDPSFAIRGLHYDIQKSLLMKIDAFHYVQLGTAYRGLQPVPDEEVIDLYGGTQHIPLYQMSGFYGKGPSIKQFMDIFSLPEMALLSCVVDHFLGHGLEFDQAHLYKDVTDAIRDVHVKGLMYQWIERDMEKYILRGDETFAVLSRLVAHGKQLFLITNSPFSFVDKGMRHMVGPDWRQLFDVVIVQADKPSFFTDRRKPFRKLDEKGSLHWDRITSLEKGKIYRQGNLYDFLRLTEWRGPRVLYFGDHLYSDLATYQDAESQQVLAAWLKERQELRCITKALFNAQFGSIFRTFHNPTYFSRRLVRFSDLYMASLSCLLNYRVDFTFYPRRTPLQHEAPLWMDQLCTGCMKTPFLGDMAHIR from the exons ATGGCGGGTGCGGGGCTGCGGGCGGCCGCTCGGCGCTGGCTGCCGTGCAGGGGCCACGGCGGGCCGCGAGCCTCCTCGTCCACGCCCTCCTGCCCTGGCTGCGGCCCCCCGGGTCCCGGCGCCCACTGCCCGAGCGCCCCGCGCTCCGCGCCCGCCCCGGCGCCCGCGGGCGGCGCCGAAGTCAGCGCTCACCTGTGGGCTCGTTACCAGGACATGCGGAGACTGGTGCACG ACCTCCTGCCCCCAGAGGTCTGCAGCCTTCTGAACCCAGCGGCCATCTATGCCAACAACGAGATCAGCCTGCGCGACGTCGAAGTCTATGGCTTCGACTACGACTACACGCTGGCCCAGTATGCAGATGCACTGCACCCCGAGATCTTCACTGCTGCCCGTGACATCCTGGTTGAGCACTACAAG TACCCAGAGGGGATCCGAAAGTATGACTATGACCCCAGCTTTGCCATCCGAGGCCTCCACTACGACATTCAGAAG AGCCTGCTGATGAAGATTGACGCCTTCCATTACGTGCAGCTGGGGACGGCCTACAG GGGCCTCCAGCCTGTGCCTGATGAGGAGGTGATCGATTTATACGGGGGCACCCAGCACATCCCACTGTACCAGATGAGCGGCTTCTACGGCAAG GGTCCCTCCATCAAGCAGTTCATGGACATCTTCTCACTGCCGGAGATGGCGCTGCTGTCCTGTGTGGTAGACCACTTCCTGGGTCACGGCCTGGAGTTTGACCAGGCGCACCTCTACAAGGATGTGACG GATGCCATTCGAGACGTGCACGTGAAGGGCCTCATGTACCAGTGGATCGAGCGGGATATGG AGAAGTACATCCTGAGAGGGGACGAGACGTTCGCTGTCCTCAGCCGCCTGGTGGCACATGGGAAGCAGCTGTTCCTCATCACCAACAGCCCCTTCAGCTTCGT ggaCAAGGGGATGCGGCACATGGTGGGCCCCGACTGGCGTCAGCTCTTCGATGTAGTCATTGTCCAGGCAGACAAACCCAGCTTCTTCACCGACCGGCGCAA GCCTTTCCGAAAACTCGATGAGAAGGGCTCCCTGCACTGGGACCGCATCACCAGCCTGGAGAAGGGCAAAATCTATCGGCAG GGAAACCTGTACGACTTCCTGCGCCTGACAGAATGGCGTGGGCCCCGCGTGCTCTACTTCGGAGACCACCTGTACAGCGACCTGGCG ACGTACCAGGACGCCGAATCACAGCAGGTGCTGGCGGCCTGGCTGAAGGAGCGGCAGGAGCTGAG GTGCATCACCAAAGCCCTGTTCAACGCCCAGTTCGGGAGCATCTTCCGCACCTTCCACAACCCCACCTACTTCTCCCGGCGCCTCGTGCGCTTCTCGGACCTCTACATGGCCTCCCTCAGCTGTCTCCTCAACTACCGCGTGGACTTCACCTTCTACCCGCGCCGCACACCCCTGCAGCACGAGGCGCCGCTCTGGATGGACCAGCTGTGCACCGGCTGCATGAAGACGCCCTTTCTCGGCGACATGGCCCACATCCGCTGA
- the NT5DC2 gene encoding 5'-nucleotidase domain-containing protein 2 isoform X1: protein MAGAGLRAAARRWLPCRGHGGPRASSSTPSCPGCGPPGPGAHCPSAPRSAPAPAPAGGAEVSAHLWARYQDMRRLVHDLLPPEVCSLLNPAAIYANNEISLRDVEVYGFDYDYTLAQYADALHPEIFTAARDILVEHYKYPEGIRKYDYDPSFAIRGLHYDIQKSLLMKIDAFHYVQLGTAYRGLQPVPDEEVIDLYGGTQHIPLYQMSGFYGKGPSIKQFMDIFSLPEMALLSCVVDHFLGHGLEFDQAHLYKDVTDAIRDVHVKGLMYQWIERDMEKYILRGDETFAVLSRLVAHGKQLFLITNSPFSFVDKGMRHMVGPDWRQLFDVVIVQADKPSFFTDRRKPFRKLDEKGSLHWDRITSLEKGKIYRQGNLYDFLRLTEWRGPRVLYFGDHLYSDLADLMLRHGWRTGAIIPELEREIRIINTEQYMHSLTWQQALTGLLERMQTYQDAESQQVLAAWLKERQELRCITKALFNAQFGSIFRTFHNPTYFSRRLVRFSDLYMASLSCLLNYRVDFTFYPRRTPLQHEAPLWMDQLCTGCMKTPFLGDMAHIR from the exons ATGGCGGGTGCGGGGCTGCGGGCGGCCGCTCGGCGCTGGCTGCCGTGCAGGGGCCACGGCGGGCCGCGAGCCTCCTCGTCCACGCCCTCCTGCCCTGGCTGCGGCCCCCCGGGTCCCGGCGCCCACTGCCCGAGCGCCCCGCGCTCCGCGCCCGCCCCGGCGCCCGCGGGCGGCGCCGAAGTCAGCGCTCACCTGTGGGCTCGTTACCAGGACATGCGGAGACTGGTGCACG ACCTCCTGCCCCCAGAGGTCTGCAGCCTTCTGAACCCAGCGGCCATCTATGCCAACAACGAGATCAGCCTGCGCGACGTCGAAGTCTATGGCTTCGACTACGACTACACGCTGGCCCAGTATGCAGATGCACTGCACCCCGAGATCTTCACTGCTGCCCGTGACATCCTGGTTGAGCACTACAAG TACCCAGAGGGGATCCGAAAGTATGACTATGACCCCAGCTTTGCCATCCGAGGCCTCCACTACGACATTCAGAAG AGCCTGCTGATGAAGATTGACGCCTTCCATTACGTGCAGCTGGGGACGGCCTACAG GGGCCTCCAGCCTGTGCCTGATGAGGAGGTGATCGATTTATACGGGGGCACCCAGCACATCCCACTGTACCAGATGAGCGGCTTCTACGGCAAG GGTCCCTCCATCAAGCAGTTCATGGACATCTTCTCACTGCCGGAGATGGCGCTGCTGTCCTGTGTGGTAGACCACTTCCTGGGTCACGGCCTGGAGTTTGACCAGGCGCACCTCTACAAGGATGTGACG GATGCCATTCGAGACGTGCACGTGAAGGGCCTCATGTACCAGTGGATCGAGCGGGATATGG AGAAGTACATCCTGAGAGGGGACGAGACGTTCGCTGTCCTCAGCCGCCTGGTGGCACATGGGAAGCAGCTGTTCCTCATCACCAACAGCCCCTTCAGCTTCGT ggaCAAGGGGATGCGGCACATGGTGGGCCCCGACTGGCGTCAGCTCTTCGATGTAGTCATTGTCCAGGCAGACAAACCCAGCTTCTTCACCGACCGGCGCAA GCCTTTCCGAAAACTCGATGAGAAGGGCTCCCTGCACTGGGACCGCATCACCAGCCTGGAGAAGGGCAAAATCTATCGGCAG GGAAACCTGTACGACTTCCTGCGCCTGACAGAATGGCGTGGGCCCCGCGTGCTCTACTTCGGAGACCACCTGTACAGCGACCTGGCG GACCTCATGCTGCGGCACGGCTGGCGCACGGGGGCCATCATCCCCGAGCTGGAGCGCGAGATCCGCATCATCAACACGGAGCAGTACATGCACTCGCTGACATGGCAGCAGGCGCTCACGGGGCTGCTGGAGCGCATgcag ACGTACCAGGACGCCGAATCACAGCAGGTGCTGGCGGCCTGGCTGAAGGAGCGGCAGGAGCTGAG GTGCATCACCAAAGCCCTGTTCAACGCCCAGTTCGGGAGCATCTTCCGCACCTTCCACAACCCCACCTACTTCTCCCGGCGCCTCGTGCGCTTCTCGGACCTCTACATGGCCTCCCTCAGCTGTCTCCTCAACTACCGCGTGGACTTCACCTTCTACCCGCGCCGCACACCCCTGCAGCACGAGGCGCCGCTCTGGATGGACCAGCTGTGCACCGGCTGCATGAAGACGCCCTTTCTCGGCGACATGGCCCACATCCGCTGA